A section of the Flavobacterium sp. J372 genome encodes:
- a CDS encoding NINE protein, whose product MAPAKSIQPAATKRNKYIASLLALTVGIFGIHQFYLGNKKVGKEFLFTCIFIIPIILAFFRVLGYYS is encoded by the coding sequence ATGGCTCCAGCAAAATCAATTCAGCCCGCTGCAACAAAGCGTAACAAATATATAGCCTCGCTGCTGGCGTTAACCGTCGGAATTTTTGGGATACATCAATTTTACCTCGGCAACAAGAAAGTTGGGAAAGAATTTCTGTTCACTTGTATTTTCATAATCCCTATAATTCTTGCTTTTTTCAGGGTATTGGGTTATTATTCATGA